In Musa acuminata AAA Group cultivar baxijiao chromosome BXJ2-8, Cavendish_Baxijiao_AAA, whole genome shotgun sequence, one genomic interval encodes:
- the LOC135620407 gene encoding uncharacterized protein LOC135620407, producing the protein MIDAGSSVNVLYLNAFEMLGLTKEELTPMASALTRFTGDSISLLGTTILPVTIGEEPKAKTIMTTFMVVGLPSTYNVIFGRPTLNKLKAVVSTYHRAIKFLTWAGIGESRSDPGESRRCHLMAVTIPGKSRPRRVPNPRGGPIAPMQLEPP; encoded by the coding sequence ATGATCGACGCCGGGAGTTCCGTCAACGTCCTGTACCTCAACGCCTTTGAGATGCTTGGTTTGACCAAGGAGGAACTCACCCCCATGGCATCGGCACTCACTAGATTCACAGGGGATTCCATCTCCTTGCTCGGGACCACCATCCTCCCTGTCACCATCGGGGAAGAGCCGAAAGCAAAGACAATaatgactaccttcatggtagtcggtCTACCCTCGACCTACAATGTCATCTTCGGCCGACCGACGCTCAACAAGTTAAAGGCGGTGGTATCCACCTACCACAGGGCCATCAAGTTTCTGACTTGGGCGGGGATCGGGGAATCCCGAAGTGATCCGGGAGAGTCAAGGCGATGCCATCTTATGGCAGTTACTATCCCAGGGAAGTCACGCCCCCGTCGAGTCCCCAACCCCCGCGGGGGACCCATAGCACCGATGCAGCTAGAGCCCCCTTGA